In Streptomyces sp. NBC_01707, a genomic segment contains:
- a CDS encoding DUF6233 domain-containing protein → MGLAHIHDTIIEHASNVSPDPFASLPCGPARHVGGAHRRDDRRGRAAGEGPATGRGARPTTPARIVELSIGVGARPVEVHVGGCYAARKCHRDITREQALAALVAFERRRAGPLARSHNLTSQRAARAAAPYLGAAALAMLPLRTG, encoded by the coding sequence GTGGGGCTCGCGCACATCCACGACACCATAATCGAACACGCGTCCAATGTCTCGCCTGATCCCTTCGCCTCCCTCCCCTGCGGACCGGCACGCCATGTGGGTGGAGCGCATCGACGAGACGATCGCCGCGGTCGAGCAGCGGGAGAAGGACCGGCAACCGGGCGAGGGGCGCGGCCGACCACCCCGGCCCGGATCGTTGAGCTCAGCATCGGGGTCGGTGCCCGTCCTGTCGAGGTTCACGTCGGTGGGTGCTACGCCGCGAGGAAGTGCCACCGCGACATCACCCGCGAGCAGGCCCTCGCCGCCCTCGTCGCCTTTGAGCGCCGCCGGGCCGGTCCCCTGGCTCGATCTCACAACTTGACCTCACAGAGAGCAGCGAGGGCCGCTGCCCCATACCTCGGGGCAGCGGCCCTCGCCATGCTGCCGTTGAGAACCGGCTGA
- a CDS encoding cupin domain-containing protein, which produces MTKIRLSCAFLAAGMVATAVACAPVAERSTGVVPAAAVTSEAPEETLAPLFEQALPNIEGKTFTSAIVDFPPASRAAPHRHGEAFVYAYVLEGTMRSQLAGEPVRTYHQGENWVEEPGAHHVLTENTSKTKPAKLLVIFITNTGDELKVPDPRG; this is translated from the coding sequence ATGACCAAAATACGGCTTTCCTGCGCCTTTCTGGCTGCCGGCATGGTGGCCACGGCCGTCGCGTGCGCCCCCGTGGCAGAGCGCTCCACCGGTGTGGTGCCGGCTGCTGCCGTGACTTCTGAGGCACCGGAAGAAACGCTGGCGCCTCTGTTCGAACAGGCGCTCCCGAACATCGAGGGCAAGACGTTCACCTCGGCGATAGTGGACTTCCCGCCCGCTTCGCGCGCGGCTCCTCATCGGCACGGCGAGGCTTTCGTCTACGCCTACGTGCTCGAAGGGACCATGCGCAGCCAGCTCGCCGGCGAGCCGGTGCGTACCTACCACCAAGGCGAGAACTGGGTCGAGGAGCCGGGTGCTCACCACGTGCTCACGGAGAACACCAGCAAGACGAAACCGGCGAAGCTTCTGGTCATCTTCATCACCAACACGGGAGATGAACTCAAGGTCCCTGATCCGCGAGGGTAG
- the glnA gene encoding type I glutamate--ammonia ligase produces the protein MFQNADDVKKYIADEDVKFIDVRFCDLPGVMQHFTIPAAAFDPTEELAFDGSSIRGFQAIHESDMALRADLSTARVDPFRRDKTVNINFFIHDPITGEQYSRDPRNVAKKAEAYLASTGIADTAYFGPEAEFYVFDNVRFQTSANESFYHIDSEAGAWNTGSEENNRGYKVRYKGGYFPTPPVDHFADLRAEISLELDKNGLQVERQHHEVGTAGQAEINYKFNTLLAAADDLMLFKYIVKNVAWRNNKTATFMPKPIFGDNGSGMHVHQSLWAGGDPLFYDEQGYAGLSDIARYYIGGILKHAPSLLAFTNPTVNSYHRLVPGFEAPVNMVYSQRNRSAAMRIPITGSNPKAKRVEFRAPDPSSNPYLAFSALLMAGLDGVKNKIEPAEPIDKDLYELAPEEHANVQQVPTSLPAVLDALEADHEYLLAGGVFTSDLIETWIDYKRTHEIAPIQLRPHPHEFELYFDI, from the coding sequence ATGTTCCAGAACGCCGACGACGTGAAGAAGTACATCGCCGACGAAGACGTCAAGTTCATCGATGTCCGGTTCTGTGACCTGCCCGGTGTGATGCAGCACTTCACCATCCCGGCAGCGGCCTTCGACCCGACCGAGGAACTGGCTTTCGACGGCTCGTCGATCCGCGGCTTCCAGGCCATCCACGAGTCCGACATGGCGCTCCGCGCGGACCTGTCGACCGCCCGTGTCGACCCCTTCCGCCGCGACAAGACCGTCAACATCAACTTCTTCATCCACGACCCGATCACCGGCGAGCAGTACAGCCGTGACCCGCGCAACGTGGCCAAGAAGGCCGAGGCGTACCTCGCCTCCACCGGCATCGCGGACACCGCCTACTTCGGTCCCGAGGCGGAGTTCTACGTCTTCGACAACGTCCGCTTCCAGACGTCGGCGAACGAGAGCTTCTACCACATCGACTCCGAGGCCGGCGCCTGGAACACCGGTTCGGAAGAGAACAACCGTGGTTACAAGGTCCGCTACAAGGGCGGCTACTTCCCGACCCCGCCGGTCGACCACTTCGCCGACCTGCGCGCCGAGATCTCCCTGGAACTGGACAAGAACGGCCTCCAGGTCGAGCGCCAGCACCACGAGGTCGGCACCGCCGGCCAGGCCGAGATCAACTACAAGTTCAACACGCTGCTCGCCGCGGCCGACGACCTGATGCTCTTCAAGTACATCGTGAAGAACGTCGCCTGGCGCAACAACAAGACCGCGACCTTCATGCCGAAGCCGATCTTCGGCGACAACGGTTCCGGCATGCACGTCCACCAGTCCCTGTGGGCCGGCGGCGACCCGCTGTTCTACGACGAGCAGGGCTACGCGGGTCTCTCGGACATCGCCCGCTACTACATCGGCGGCATCCTCAAGCACGCCCCGTCGCTCCTGGCCTTCACGAACCCGACGGTGAACTCGTACCACCGCCTGGTCCCCGGCTTCGAGGCCCCGGTCAACATGGTCTACTCGCAGCGCAACCGCTCGGCCGCGATGCGTATCCCGATCACGGGCTCGAACCCGAAGGCCAAGCGTGTCGAGTTCCGCGCCCCGGACCCGTCGTCCAACCCGTACCTGGCCTTCTCGGCGCTGCTGATGGCCGGCCTCGACGGCGTGAAGAACAAGATCGAGCCGGCCGAGCCGATCGACAAGGACCTCTACGAGCTGGCTCCCGAGGAGCACGCGAACGTCCAGCAGGTCCCGACCTCGCTCCCGGCCGTCCTGGACGCGCTCGAGGCGGACCACGAGTACCTGCTCGCCGGCGGTGTCTTCACGTCCGACCTGATCGAGACGTGGATCGACTACAAGCGGACGCACGAGATCGCCCCGATCCAGCTGCGCCCGCACCCGCACGAGTTCGAGCTGTACTTCGACATCTAA
- a CDS encoding RDD family protein — MDNRQAIGSWLSGPRAAAEEMGVDFGYRGKRLGLPEEGPGSVAPLGRRFGALLIDWALCMLIAYGLFARGDQQAAGNWALGIFLVLSVLTVGTIGCTPGKRILGIRVVAEGGGRLGLGRVVVRSVLLCLAVPALVWDRDGRGLHDRLARAVQVRI, encoded by the coding sequence GTGGACAACAGGCAAGCAATCGGATCGTGGCTCTCCGGGCCGCGCGCGGCAGCCGAGGAAATGGGCGTCGACTTCGGGTACCGGGGCAAGCGGCTCGGTCTGCCCGAGGAAGGCCCGGGGTCGGTGGCCCCGCTCGGCCGGCGCTTCGGCGCCCTCCTCATCGACTGGGCGCTCTGCATGCTGATCGCATACGGGCTGTTCGCTCGCGGTGACCAGCAGGCGGCCGGAAACTGGGCGCTCGGCATCTTCCTCGTACTGAGTGTGCTCACCGTCGGAACCATCGGCTGTACGCCGGGCAAGCGCATCCTGGGCATCCGGGTCGTCGCCGAGGGCGGTGGCAGGCTCGGTCTCGGGCGGGTGGTCGTGCGGAGCGTGCTGCTGTGCCTGGCGGTCCCGGCTCTGGTCTGGGACCGCGACGGGCGGGGTCTGCACGACCGGCTCGCCCGCGCCGTCCAGGTGCGGATCTGA
- a CDS encoding DUF4191 domain-containing protein — MARKANTDGADSAENAGRLKQIALTYKMTRRTDSKIGLVVAGVGIVTFGVLLAVGFLINHPVYLGILGFVLALLAMAIVFGRRAERAAFGQMEGQPGAAAAVLDRVGRGWTTTPAVAMNRSQDVIHRAVGKAGIVLVGEGNPNRVKVLLAAEKKKMARIVVDVPVHDIIVGNGEGQVPLKKVRTKMLKLPRVLTGPQVTAANDRLRAMGDLMSNMPLPKGPMPKGMRMPRGGKMR; from the coding sequence ATGGCGAGGAAGGCAAACACTGACGGCGCGGACAGCGCCGAGAACGCGGGGCGGCTCAAGCAGATCGCCCTGACCTACAAGATGACCCGGCGGACCGACTCCAAGATCGGTCTTGTCGTCGCGGGTGTGGGAATCGTCACCTTCGGTGTCCTCCTCGCCGTCGGCTTCTTGATCAACCACCCGGTCTACCTGGGCATCCTGGGCTTCGTGCTGGCTCTCCTCGCGATGGCGATCGTCTTCGGACGGCGTGCCGAGCGGGCGGCCTTCGGGCAGATGGAGGGACAGCCCGGCGCTGCGGCGGCGGTGCTGGACCGCGTGGGCCGTGGCTGGACCACGACGCCCGCGGTCGCGATGAACCGCAGCCAGGACGTCATCCACCGGGCCGTCGGCAAGGCGGGCATCGTGCTGGTCGGCGAGGGCAACCCGAACCGGGTCAAGGTGCTGCTGGCGGCCGAGAAGAAGAAGATGGCCCGCATCGTCGTGGACGTACCGGTGCACGACATCATCGTCGGCAACGGCGAGGGCCAGGTTCCGCTCAAGAAGGTCCGCACCAAGATGCTGAAGCTGCCGCGGGTCCTGACCGGCCCGCAGGTGACGGCGGCCAATGACCGGCTCCGGGCCATGGGCGACCTGATGAGCAACATGCCGCTGCCGAAGGGCCCGATGCCGAAGGGTATGCGGATGCCGCGCGGCGGCAAGATGCGCTGA
- the lipA gene encoding lipoyl synthase produces MSAVAPDGRKMLRLEVRNSQTPIERKPEWIKTRAKMGPEYNQLQKLVKSEGLHTVCQEAGCPNIFECWEDREATFLIGGDQCTRRCDFCQIDTGKPQALDRDEPRRVGESVVTMDLNYATITGVARDDLEDGGAWLYAETVRQIHALTAEREAGATKVELLIPDFNAEPEQLAEVFSSRPEVLAHNVETVPRIFKRIRPGFRYERSLEVITRAREAGLVTKSNLILGMGETREEVSEALQDLYDAGCELITITQYLRPSVRHHPVERWVKPHEFVELKEEADEIGYSGVMSGPLVRSSYRAGRLFQQAIERRGAVAPTPAA; encoded by the coding sequence GTGTCCGCTGTCGCACCCGACGGGCGCAAGATGTTGCGCCTGGAGGTCCGGAACAGCCAGACCCCCATCGAGCGCAAGCCCGAGTGGATCAAAACCCGGGCGAAGATGGGCCCCGAGTACAACCAGCTGCAGAAGCTCGTGAAGAGCGAGGGTCTGCACACGGTGTGCCAGGAGGCCGGCTGCCCCAACATCTTCGAGTGCTGGGAGGACCGGGAGGCCACATTCCTCATCGGTGGCGACCAGTGCACCCGCCGCTGTGACTTCTGTCAGATCGACACGGGCAAGCCTCAGGCGCTGGACCGGGACGAGCCCCGCCGCGTCGGCGAGTCGGTCGTCACGATGGACCTGAACTACGCCACCATCACCGGCGTCGCGCGCGACGACCTGGAGGACGGCGGCGCCTGGCTGTATGCGGAGACCGTGCGCCAGATCCACGCACTGACGGCGGAGCGCGAGGCCGGCGCCACCAAGGTCGAGCTGCTGATCCCCGACTTCAACGCGGAGCCCGAGCAGCTTGCCGAGGTCTTCTCCTCGCGCCCCGAGGTGCTCGCCCACAACGTCGAGACGGTGCCGCGGATCTTCAAGCGGATCCGCCCCGGTTTCCGTTACGAGCGCTCGCTCGAGGTCATCACGCGGGCCCGCGAGGCGGGGCTCGTGACCAAGTCCAACCTCATCCTCGGCATGGGCGAGACCCGCGAGGAAGTGAGTGAGGCGCTCCAGGATCTGTACGACGCCGGGTGCGAGCTCATCACGATCACGCAGTACCTGCGGCCCTCCGTGCGCCACCACCCGGTCGAGCGCTGGGTGAAGCCGCACGAGTTCGTGGAGCTCAAGGAGGAGGCGGACGAGATCGGCTACTCCGGTGTGATGTCCGGGCCGCTGGTCCGTTCCTCGTACCGCGCGGGCCGGCTTTTCCAGCAGGCGATCGAGCGCCGTGGCGCCGTTGCCCCGACGCCCGCGGCCTGA
- the lipB gene encoding lipoyl(octanoyl) transferase LipB, producing MSELRFVRLGFGESAVDYQEAWQKQREVHAARFEDTIPDTCLLLEHPPVYTAGRRTTDSERPLDGTPVVDVDRGGKITWHGPGQLVGYPIQKLPRPVDVVAHVRRLEDALIRTAAEFGLETSRVEGRSGVWVLGDPVEDRPALGGLSLDFDPRLHDEEFDPRLNGPEYAPSNAGQRREDRKLAAIGIRVAKGVTMHGFALNVNPDNTWFDRIVPCGIRDAGVTSLAYELGRDITIAEVLPVAEKHLKDVLENAELAPREIDRASA from the coding sequence GTGAGTGAGCTTCGGTTCGTCCGGCTGGGATTCGGCGAGTCGGCCGTCGACTACCAGGAGGCATGGCAGAAGCAGCGCGAGGTGCATGCGGCCCGGTTCGAGGACACGATTCCCGACACCTGTCTGCTGCTGGAGCACCCGCCCGTCTACACGGCCGGACGGCGTACCACGGACAGTGAGCGCCCGCTGGACGGCACTCCGGTCGTCGATGTGGACCGCGGCGGCAAGATCACCTGGCACGGCCCGGGGCAGCTCGTCGGTTATCCGATCCAGAAACTGCCGCGTCCGGTGGATGTCGTGGCGCATGTCCGCCGGCTGGAGGACGCGCTGATCCGTACGGCCGCCGAGTTCGGCCTGGAGACCTCCCGGGTCGAGGGCCGCAGTGGGGTCTGGGTGCTGGGCGACCCGGTCGAGGATCGTCCGGCGCTCGGCGGTCTGTCGCTCGACTTCGATCCGCGACTGCACGACGAGGAGTTCGACCCGCGGCTGAACGGCCCCGAGTACGCCCCGTCCAACGCCGGCCAGCGCCGCGAGGACCGCAAACTGGCGGCGATCGGCATCCGGGTCGCCAAGGGTGTGACCATGCACGGCTTTGCCCTGAACGTGAACCCGGACAACACCTGGTTCGACCGGATCGTGCCGTGCGGCATCCGCGACGCGGGCGTCACCTCGCTCGCGTACGAGCTGGGGCGCGACATCACGATCGCCGAGGTGCTCCCGGTAGCCGAGAAGCACCTGAAGGACGTCCTGGAGAATGCGGAACTGGCGCCGCGCGAGATCGACCGCGCCTCGGCCTGA
- a CDS encoding regulator codes for MSERPPQRTPNRQLASLITEAGFSNAGLARRVDQLGLEHGLDLRYDKTSVTRWLRGQQPRGTTPALIAEVFTRRLGRRLSTQDLGLDACAPVYAGLEFAATPGEAVDIVSGLWRKDSGSHAELRKIAFTPAGLVVPSRDWLIGRADEWVARGTGEAAASGGGTGGVRGTPGASVGGGARGAAGLGGPRAAHGTHGGHGLHGANGQNGSVGPGGRSGARGPVPVRPSSGPPTSPAPSSAPPVHLASPAPGTPGVPRQRQIDRGPGQKVSSGDVAALRSVGELFRTLDHTYGGGHARQALVRYLEHEAEPMLRGTYGEAIGRRLFSAAADLTRLAGWTSYDIAAHGLAQRYFVQALRLAQAAGDRVYGSYVLITMSRQAVYLGHGREAVQLARVAQQGVGSSAPPVVMALLHAVEARGHGVLGEARTCAASLARAEHALEAARPGDDVPHWGRCFDEAQLADEFGHCHRDLQQYRAAAQHAERSLQLRAPVYARSRLFCRVVLASARLGLGELDQACLLGAEAAQQAAEMRSVRATEYVREFERRLEPYRDAAAVRGYRERVAALG; via the coding sequence ATGTCGGAACGACCTCCGCAGCGCACCCCCAACCGCCAGCTCGCCTCGCTCATCACAGAAGCCGGATTCTCGAACGCAGGTCTTGCCCGCCGGGTGGACCAGCTCGGCCTCGAGCACGGTCTCGATCTGCGGTACGACAAGACTTCCGTGACTCGCTGGCTGCGGGGCCAGCAGCCGCGCGGGACCACCCCTGCCCTGATCGCCGAGGTCTTCACCCGGCGGCTCGGACGCCGGCTCTCGACGCAGGACCTGGGCCTCGACGCATGTGCGCCCGTCTATGCCGGTCTGGAGTTCGCCGCCACGCCCGGCGAGGCGGTGGACATCGTCAGCGGGCTCTGGCGGAAGGACTCGGGCAGTCATGCAGAGCTGCGGAAGATCGCCTTCACCCCGGCCGGGCTCGTGGTGCCCAGCCGGGACTGGCTGATCGGACGGGCCGACGAGTGGGTGGCCCGGGGAACCGGTGAGGCCGCTGCGTCCGGCGGCGGGACCGGTGGGGTGCGCGGGACCCCGGGGGCGTCCGTGGGCGGCGGCGCCCGCGGGGCGGCGGGGCTCGGCGGGCCCCGTGCTGCCCATGGCACGCACGGTGGGCATGGGTTACATGGAGCGAACGGGCAGAACGGCTCCGTGGGGCCGGGCGGCAGGTCCGGTGCCCGTGGGCCCGTACCGGTCAGACCCTCCTCCGGACCGCCCACCTCACCCGCACCGTCTTCAGCGCCTCCGGTGCACCTCGCATCCCCGGCACCGGGCACACCCGGCGTCCCCCGGCAGCGCCAGATCGACCGCGGCCCCGGCCAGAAGGTCAGCAGCGGCGATGTCGCCGCCCTGCGTTCCGTCGGGGAGCTCTTCCGAACCCTCGACCACACCTATGGCGGCGGCCACGCCCGCCAGGCCCTCGTCCGCTATCTGGAGCACGAGGCGGAGCCGATGCTCCGTGGGACGTACGGGGAGGCGATCGGGCGGCGGCTCTTCTCGGCGGCCGCCGATCTGACCCGGCTGGCGGGCTGGACCTCGTACGACATCGCGGCACACGGCCTCGCCCAGCGATATTTCGTCCAGGCGCTGCGGCTCGCCCAGGCAGCGGGGGACCGGGTGTACGGAAGTTATGTCCTGATCACCATGAGCCGGCAGGCGGTGTATCTCGGGCACGGCAGGGAAGCCGTCCAACTGGCGCGCGTGGCCCAGCAGGGCGTCGGCTCCTCGGCGCCGCCGGTCGTCATGGCCCTGCTGCACGCGGTCGAGGCGCGTGGGCACGGGGTGCTCGGTGAGGCCAGGACGTGTGCGGCCTCGCTGGCGCGGGCGGAACACGCGCTGGAGGCCGCCCGGCCCGGCGACGACGTACCGCACTGGGGGCGCTGCTTCGACGAGGCGCAGCTCGCCGACGAGTTCGGGCACTGCCACCGTGATCTGCAGCAGTACCGGGCCGCCGCGCAGCACGCGGAGCGCTCGCTCCAGCTGCGCGCCCCGGTGTACGCCCGGAGCAGGTTGTTCTGCCGGGTGGTGCTGGCGTCCGCCCGGCTCGGGCTCGGCGAGCTCGACCAGGCGTGCCTGCTCGGCGCGGAGGCGGCCCAACAGGCGGCGGAGATGCGGTCGGTGCGTGCGACGGAGTACGTGAGGGAGTTCGAGCGTCGTCTCGAGCCGTACCGGGACGCGGCGGCGGTACGCGGTTACCGCGAGCGGGTCGCCGCCCTCGGCTGA
- a CDS encoding NAD(P)/FAD-dependent oxidoreductase, producing MLSTAHHADVVIIGAGIAGLSAAHQLTSAGVSVSVLEAGPRAGGRMATEEVDGFRLDHLGPLLSTSYPELRTTPGLEGLVLRNFAPGVLVHSEGRQYRTGDVRHTRSARGALKAARALASAPRPPMGGPIDQARLGAALARLATTPASRILARPEQTALAALSSRGLPSRTVNGFLRPLLTALLSDPGLTTSSRCADLVLRGYAGGRLCVPSGGSATLPDLLAAALPPGTVRTGVHVTAADITSVRTKEHGELGCRSLLLATGAGAAAELLPGLRVPSFHPVTVLHHTAPAPPPTGAALLLDADRSGPVAHTCVMSEVDPSRAPDGRTLITSTVLGTPPPDLDRSARAHLAALYGTSTDDWELLAAHHDPEAVPAMPPPHDLRRPVRLLAGLYVCGDHRDTSTVQGALFSGRRAAHAILGDLGIRSGSDVEAGLSEAA from the coding sequence GTGCTCAGCACGGCACACCACGCGGACGTCGTCATCATCGGGGCCGGGATCGCCGGCCTGTCAGCAGCCCATCAACTGACCAGCGCAGGGGTAAGCGTCAGCGTCCTGGAGGCCGGTCCACGGGCCGGCGGCCGGATGGCCACCGAGGAGGTGGACGGATTCCGGCTCGACCACCTCGGCCCGCTTCTCAGCACCTCGTATCCGGAACTGCGCACGACACCCGGCCTCGAAGGGCTCGTGCTGCGGAACTTCGCGCCGGGGGTGCTCGTCCACAGCGAGGGGCGCCAGTACCGGACCGGCGACGTGCGGCACACACGGAGCGCAAGGGGCGCACTCAAGGCGGCGCGCGCCCTGGCGAGCGCCCCCCGGCCGCCGATGGGCGGGCCGATCGACCAGGCCAGGCTCGGCGCCGCCCTGGCAAGGCTCGCCACCACCCCGGCGTCCCGCATCCTGGCCCGGCCGGAACAGACCGCGCTCGCCGCCCTGTCCAGCCGCGGCCTGCCGTCCCGTACGGTCAACGGCTTTCTGCGCCCGCTGCTCACCGCGCTGCTCAGCGACCCCGGGCTCACCACATCGAGCCGCTGCGCCGATCTCGTCCTGCGCGGCTACGCCGGCGGCCGGCTGTGCGTACCGTCCGGCGGTTCGGCCACGCTGCCCGACCTGCTGGCGGCGGCACTGCCGCCCGGCACCGTACGGACCGGTGTGCACGTCACCGCCGCCGACATCACTTCCGTCCGCACCAAGGAGCACGGCGAACTGGGCTGCCGGTCCCTGCTGTTGGCCACCGGCGCGGGCGCTGCCGCCGAGCTGCTGCCGGGTCTGCGGGTGCCGTCCTTCCACCCGGTGACGGTCCTCCACCACACGGCGCCCGCTCCCCCACCGACCGGCGCCGCGCTGCTGCTGGACGCCGACCGCTCGGGTCCGGTCGCGCACACCTGTGTGATGAGCGAGGTCGACCCGTCGCGTGCTCCGGACGGCCGGACCCTGATCACGTCGACGGTGCTCGGCACCCCGCCTCCCGATCTCGACCGCTCGGCCCGTGCCCATCTCGCCGCGCTGTACGGCACCTCCACGGACGACTGGGAGCTCCTGGCCGCCCACCACGATCCGGAGGCGGTCCCGGCGATGCCGCCCCCGCACGATCTGCGCCGCCCGGTGCGACTGCTCGCCGGGCTGTACGTGTGCGGCGACCACCGGGACACCAGTACGGTCCAGGGCGCCCTGTTCTCCGGCCGCCGCGCCGCACACGCCATCCTCGGCGATCTGGGCATCCGGTCCGGCAGCGACGTGGAGGCCGGGTTGAGCGAAGCGGCCTGA
- a CDS encoding TIGR01777 family oxidoreductase produces the protein MVNSRIAVTGSTGLIGTALVRSLRVDGHDVVRLVRRPARAGDEVEWDPKRGYVDGAGLVGCDAVVHLAGAGVGDRRWTEEYKQEIRDSRVLGTEAIAQAVASLDVPPKVLLSGSAIGYYGDTGDRAVDESAPPGEGFLPSVCVEWEAAAAPAEEAGVRTVFARTGLVVGREGGAWGRLFPLFRAGLGGRLGNGHQYWSFIALHDHIAALRHILDTPSLSGPVNLTGPAPVTNGEVTAAMGRVLRRPTLFTVPAPALRIALGDFAEDVLGSQRVLPRRLLESGFSFAFPGIDASIRAALR, from the coding sequence ATGGTGAACTCCCGTATTGCTGTCACCGGATCCACCGGACTCATCGGAACGGCGCTGGTGCGCTCGTTGCGGGTCGACGGACACGACGTCGTACGCCTGGTCCGGCGCCCGGCGCGGGCCGGGGACGAGGTCGAGTGGGACCCGAAGCGGGGTTACGTCGACGGCGCGGGCCTGGTCGGCTGCGACGCCGTCGTCCATCTCGCCGGTGCCGGGGTCGGCGACCGCCGCTGGACGGAGGAGTACAAGCAGGAGATCCGGGACAGCCGGGTGCTGGGGACGGAAGCGATCGCGCAGGCGGTGGCCTCTCTCGACGTACCGCCGAAGGTCCTGCTGTCCGGGTCGGCGATCGGCTACTACGGCGACACCGGCGACCGCGCGGTGGACGAGAGCGCGCCGCCCGGCGAGGGGTTCCTGCCGTCCGTGTGCGTGGAGTGGGAGGCGGCCGCGGCCCCGGCGGAGGAGGCGGGCGTCCGGACGGTGTTCGCACGCACGGGTCTGGTCGTCGGCCGGGAAGGCGGGGCCTGGGGCCGGCTGTTCCCGTTGTTCCGGGCGGGACTCGGCGGGCGGCTCGGCAACGGGCACCAGTACTGGAGCTTCATCGCGCTGCACGACCACATCGCCGCCCTGCGGCACATCCTCGACACGCCGTCGCTGTCGGGACCGGTGAATCTGACCGGGCCGGCCCCCGTGACCAACGGTGAGGTGACGGCCGCGATGGGGCGGGTGCTGCGTCGTCCGACGCTGTTCACCGTTCCGGCGCCCGCCCTTCGGATCGCCCTGGGGGACTTCGCGGAGGATGTCCTGGGCAGTCAGCGAGTGCTGCCGAGAAGGCTGCTGGAGTCGGGATTCTCGTTCGCCTTCCCCGGCATCGACGCCTCGATCCGCGCGGCGCTGCGCTGA
- a CDS encoding GNAT family N-acetyltransferase, whose protein sequence is MPELRTRPVRPADLGDDTELGELDRATWSTLHSVQSRPQPPYEPFFSDRSRPEHLLVAEAEDAAGEVRIAGYIRVVPPTALACHTHVRQIQGLAVADWARGRGVARRLLRAALASARGDGASRMTLRVLGHNAPARALYESEGFVVEGVLPGEFLLAGRYVDDVLMGRSLTP, encoded by the coding sequence ATGCCTGAACTCCGCACGCGCCCCGTCCGCCCCGCGGATCTCGGCGACGACACCGAACTCGGGGAGCTCGACCGGGCCACCTGGTCGACCCTGCACTCGGTGCAGTCGCGGCCGCAGCCGCCGTACGAGCCGTTCTTCAGCGACCGCAGCCGGCCCGAACACCTGCTCGTCGCCGAGGCGGAGGACGCGGCGGGTGAGGTGCGCATCGCCGGGTACATCAGGGTCGTTCCGCCGACCGCGCTGGCCTGCCACACCCATGTGCGCCAGATACAAGGCCTGGCGGTGGCCGACTGGGCGCGCGGCCGCGGTGTCGCCAGGAGGTTGTTGCGGGCCGCGCTCGCGTCGGCACGGGGCGACGGCGCGAGCCGGATGACGCTGCGGGTGCTCGGGCACAACGCGCCCGCGCGTGCGCTGTACGAGTCGGAAGGGTTCGTCGTCGAGGGTGTGCTGCCCGGCGAGTTCCTCCTGGCCGGGCGTTACGTGGACGACGTCCTGATGGGCCGTTCGCTCACCCCCTGA
- a CDS encoding DUF4240 domain-containing protein, with protein MDETEFWEIIDSTREAAEGDPEEHADLLVERLLQLDPESVLDFARHFEARFNRAYRWDVWGAAAVLLGGASDDAFDFFRCWLIGQGREIFEAAVHDPDSLAELLDDFDDEIDGDAEDLGYAADEAYEQLTGIVTPDLGLPPQPAEPEGTPFGFEDDAALAARFPLLWERFGAG; from the coding sequence ATGGACGAGACGGAATTCTGGGAGATCATCGACAGCACCCGCGAGGCCGCCGAGGGCGACCCCGAAGAACATGCCGACCTGCTCGTCGAACGACTCCTGCAGCTCGATCCCGAATCCGTGCTGGACTTCGCCAGGCACTTCGAGGCCCGCTTCAACCGCGCGTACCGCTGGGACGTGTGGGGCGCCGCCGCCGTGCTGCTCGGCGGCGCGAGCGACGACGCGTTCGACTTCTTCCGCTGCTGGCTGATCGGCCAGGGCCGGGAGATCTTCGAGGCGGCGGTGCACGATCCGGACAGTCTCGCCGAACTCCTCGACGACTTCGACGATGAGATCGACGGGGACGCCGAGGACCTCGGCTACGCCGCCGACGAGGCGTACGAGCAGCTCACCGGCATCGTCACACCGGATCTCGGCCTTCCGCCGCAGCCGGCCGAGCCGGAGGGCACGCCGTTCGGCTTCGAGGACGACGCGGCCCTGGCCGCGCGCTTCCCGCTGCTCTGGGAGCGGTTCGGCGCCGGCTGA